A section of the Humulus lupulus chromosome 2, drHumLupu1.1, whole genome shotgun sequence genome encodes:
- the LOC133815101 gene encoding transcription factor bHLH18-like: MDERHRDGERDKMELALSAVVPGLKKMGRTSVLGDAINYVKHLEERVKTLEEQQEMKTENHKPGILMKKSLLCTVENSLSDNDKVMQPLPEIEARVSNKDVLIRIYFKNNKKKEIIPFKSKSIILSELI; the protein is encoded by the exons ATGGACGAGAGACacagagatggagagagagacaAAATGGAAT TGGCTCTTTCTGCTGTGGTTCCAGGTCTAAAGAAG ATGGGCAGGACTTCTGTTCTGGGAGATgccatcaattatgtaaaacatCTGGAAGAACGAGTAAAGACACTAGAGGAACAACAAGAAATGAAAACCGAAAACCATAAACCAGGCATTTTGATGAAGAAATCTCTGCTATGTACTGTCGAAAATTCCTTGTCTGATAATGACAAGGTTATGCAGCCACTGCCTGAAATTGAGGCCAGAGTTTCCAACAAGGATGTTTTGAtaagaatctattttaaaaataataagaaaaaagaaatcaTTCCTTTTAAATCGAAGTCAATAATATTAAGTGAACTGATCTAA